The window GGGCCGATCCCGGGGATGATAGCATCAAGTGCCAGATGCTGCGGCACGATCTGACCAGCGGAAAGACCGAGGTACTCATGGAAACCGACTGGTGGCTGAACCATGTGCACTTCTCGCCCTATGACCCGAGCTGGATCTGCTTTTCCCATGAGGGAGATGCCGACAAGGTCGCCGATCGCATCTGGGCTTGGAACGCCCAGGACGCACCGAAGGGAAAAGTGCTCTTCACTCAGACGGGGCAGGATGGCAAGCCGCTGCAGGTGGGTCATGAGCGCGCGGCCTTTCATTCCCCCTCCATGGTCTTCATCGCCTACGGGACCAGCGAAGGGTCGCCGCGCGGCCTGTACGAGGTGGGGTTCGATGGAAAGAGCCGCCTGGTCAGCCAGGGAGATCGCGACATGCACTGCAACATCAGCCGCGACGGGCGCTGGGCGGTGGTGGACACCAGCGGCCCCCACGACGCACCGGGTAAAGGGTGGGAGAACTCCAACTCGGTCAGCGACGTGATGGCGGTCAATATGCAGACAGGCAAGAGGGAAATGCTCTACCGCACCTCGATCCTGAAGCACCCATGGCATCCTCATCCGAACATCAGCCCGGATGGGCGATGGATCGTCCTGAATGATGCGAAAACCCATCGCACGGTCGCACTGGAGATAGACCCTGAGGCGCTCGGGGAATTTCTCAAACACTAGCCATCCTCCTGACCATGCTCCCCCCCAACGATGCTAGAAAAGAAAGAGGGTTCACCCTGATCGAGATGCTCGCGGCCATTGCCATCGTGCTCTTCCTCGCCAGCCTGCTCTACGCCGGGGTCGGCCCCATGTTGGAAACCTCGCGCAGGGCAAAATGTGCGGGGCAGCTGCGTGCCATCTCGCACGCCGTGTCGCTGTACGCCGGAGAGAACAACATGAACTTCCCCCCCTCCTACGGCGGGGTCGCCGACCCGAAACATACCTGGTGGTGGTATAACTTTGACTCCCCGCTGGCTGCCTATGCGGGCAATACCCAGACCTGGATGAAGATCACCATCTGCGACAAGAACCGGTCGCCCGCCAAGGTGGCCGCCAGCGGAGTGCCGGGTTACCCGTACGCGGTGAACTACAACATCATGCCCACCTACAATGCCCAGATCAACTTTACCGTGGTCAAAGCAACGCAGGTCAGCAATCCCTCACGCATGATCCTCATGATGGACTCGGTGAAGGGCGACGAATGGGGATGGGGGTTTCGCGACGTGGCGCCGGAATTCAAAAACTGGAACCGAGTCTCAGAAAACCACCTGGGCATGGCCAATGTGCTCTGGTGTGACGGCCATGTCTCCGCGATACGAAAGAGCGAGGTCCGCTCGGAGAACTGCCTCATCCAGTAGGCCGCAGGATGGGGATTTCTGAAAAAACCGTCACCCGCCGATGCCCACCGGAGAACCGGCGGGAAGGCCTCCCGGCAAGACGAGAGAGCGACCAGCCCCGCTGGCGCGCGGGGACGCTGGCCTATACGTCCTCCGGTCTGTACCTGCT of the Terrimicrobium sacchariphilum genome contains:
- a CDS encoding oligogalacturonate lyase family protein — its product is MNSSSPRRAGSLSRRLLQASLSIALLGISQYNSQAGLVKRVVEGPQNAYFVYPHSNGFLPDGRTYVAARPERDGLTFLAFDPATGTQKELGWFPHVDLYYSLSEDWKRMAFTADNTLYLWEIESGQPPKVVYQDTPEEAGKWWHTVSDISPKGDAIVSMRKRRKGADPGDDSIKCQMLRHDLTSGKTEVLMETDWWLNHVHFSPYDPSWICFSHEGDADKVADRIWAWNAQDAPKGKVLFTQTGQDGKPLQVGHERAAFHSPSMVFIAYGTSEGSPRGLYEVGFDGKSRLVSQGDRDMHCNISRDGRWAVVDTSGPHDAPGKGWENSNSVSDVMAVNMQTGKREMLYRTSILKHPWHPHPNISPDGRWIVLNDAKTHRTVALEIDPEALGEFLKH
- a CDS encoding prepilin-type N-terminal cleavage/methylation domain-containing protein, translated to MLPPNDARKERGFTLIEMLAAIAIVLFLASLLYAGVGPMLETSRRAKCAGQLRAISHAVSLYAGENNMNFPPSYGGVADPKHTWWWYNFDSPLAAYAGNTQTWMKITICDKNRSPAKVAASGVPGYPYAVNYNIMPTYNAQINFTVVKATQVSNPSRMILMMDSVKGDEWGWGFRDVAPEFKNWNRVSENHLGMANVLWCDGHVSAIRKSEVRSENCLIQ